The Mucilaginibacter yixingensis genome window below encodes:
- a CDS encoding GH92 family glycosyl hydrolase has product MNKTKLICRSLMAGISFTALTVQAQNAAYGTFVDPKIGSEGLGNVFVGPSRPFGMVKPGPDVNKASNSGYSPDLEVPLFGFSQTHVSGTGGGPKYGNVLVMPFAGNLDEVKQESLRADEQASLGYYGVTLKQYDIKTEITCTNKVAFYRFGFKAGAKAIKIDAGEFLGEKPIPDYREAQQFVGSEVEVVSDTEVRGYTRIRGGWNNGTAYTVYFSAVTDKPFARFSSYKNYKLSPGVKVQVDDGNKTGVLVYFDDAAQRNIQMKVGISFISAERARQNIGQEAPNWDFDKVLSQCRNSWEDLLKRIEVDAATSREQKKMFYTGLYHTMLMPVDRTGENPLWQSAMPYYDDFYAIWDTFRSSNPLITLIDPQREVNIVNSLLNIYQHDGYMPDARSGNSNGRTQGGSNAEVLIADAYVKKLKGVNYSLGFDAMLKDATIPPGGNEEKEGRGGLTDYNSLGYISNRFVRAGNRTVEYAYNDYCLAVVAEGLGRQQEARRFMKQSDNWKNLWRPITDHGATGFIMPKDAAGKWIDSIVCGESNGRVTSIPYTPLAQDWPVCVCWWCGFFYEASSWEYSFYVPHDVAALITACGGPETFKTRLDTFFKNGYYNVGNEPSFLTPDLYHWVGRPDLSSARIKQIISANYNSSEAGLPGNDDSGAMSSWLDFHMMGLYPNAGQSYYVINSPMLKQTVLHQQNGKDFKIVAKNLSDVNQFIQAAYLNGKPLKQSWIEHEAIVNGGELVLQMGPKANGWGAGTAPPSKPAFN; this is encoded by the coding sequence ATGAACAAAACCAAACTCATTTGCCGCAGCCTGATGGCTGGCATTAGTTTTACAGCCCTGACCGTGCAGGCGCAAAATGCAGCCTACGGAACTTTTGTCGACCCGAAAATTGGTTCGGAGGGGTTAGGCAACGTGTTTGTTGGTCCCTCGCGGCCTTTTGGTATGGTAAAGCCGGGGCCCGATGTAAACAAGGCATCAAACAGCGGCTACTCGCCTGATCTGGAGGTGCCGTTGTTTGGCTTTAGTCAAACGCATGTGAGCGGTACCGGTGGTGGGCCAAAATATGGCAACGTATTGGTGATGCCCTTTGCCGGTAATCTGGACGAGGTAAAGCAGGAGTCATTACGTGCCGATGAGCAGGCCAGCCTGGGTTACTATGGCGTTACGCTGAAACAGTATGATATCAAAACCGAGATAACCTGCACCAACAAGGTGGCCTTTTACCGGTTTGGTTTTAAAGCTGGTGCCAAAGCCATTAAGATTGATGCCGGCGAGTTTCTGGGCGAGAAACCCATTCCCGACTATCGCGAGGCCCAGCAGTTTGTAGGCTCGGAGGTGGAAGTAGTGTCGGATACGGAAGTGCGCGGCTATACCCGTATTCGTGGTGGCTGGAACAATGGCACAGCTTACACGGTCTATTTTTCGGCCGTTACTGATAAGCCTTTTGCACGTTTCAGTAGCTATAAAAATTATAAGCTGTCGCCAGGTGTTAAGGTGCAGGTTGATGATGGCAACAAAACAGGTGTGCTGGTTTATTTTGATGATGCTGCGCAACGCAACATCCAAATGAAGGTAGGTATCTCGTTCATCAGCGCAGAAAGAGCCCGTCAGAACATTGGCCAGGAAGCCCCCAATTGGGATTTTGACAAAGTGCTGAGCCAGTGCCGCAATAGCTGGGAAGACTTGCTTAAGCGGATAGAGGTGGATGCCGCAACATCGCGCGAGCAGAAAAAAATGTTTTATACCGGCCTGTACCATACTATGCTGATGCCCGTTGATCGCACCGGCGAGAACCCGCTATGGCAATCGGCTATGCCTTATTATGACGACTTTTATGCCATCTGGGATACTTTTCGTTCGTCAAACCCATTGATCACGCTGATTGATCCGCAGCGCGAAGTGAATATTGTTAACTCGCTGCTCAATATTTATCAGCATGATGGTTATATGCCAGATGCGCGTAGCGGTAACAGCAACGGGCGCACGCAGGGGGGCTCAAACGCCGAAGTACTTATTGCCGATGCATACGTTAAAAAACTGAAAGGCGTAAACTACAGTCTTGGTTTTGATGCCATGCTGAAAGACGCCACCATTCCGCCCGGCGGAAACGAGGAAAAAGAGGGTAGGGGTGGTTTGACTGATTATAATAGTCTGGGCTATATCTCCAACCGCTTTGTGCGTGCCGGTAACCGCACGGTAGAATATGCCTATAACGATTATTGTTTGGCCGTAGTGGCCGAAGGACTAGGCCGACAGCAAGAAGCCCGGCGTTTTATGAAGCAATCTGATAACTGGAAAAACCTCTGGCGACCCATAACCGACCACGGCGCTACCGGCTTTATTATGCCTAAAGACGCAGCCGGCAAATGGATAGACAGCATTGTATGCGGCGAAAGCAACGGCCGCGTTACCTCGATCCCTTACACACCGCTGGCGCAGGATTGGCCGGTTTGCGTATGCTGGTGGTGCGGCTTTTTCTATGAGGCCAGCTCATGGGAGTACTCTTTCTACGTGCCGCATGACGTGGCTGCGCTGATTACCGCCTGCGGTGGCCCGGAGACATTTAAAACACGCCTGGATACCTTCTTCAAGAATGGTTACTACAACGTGGGCAACGAGCCATCGTTCCTGACGCCCGATCTGTACCATTGGGTAGGGCGGCCCGACCTGAGCAGCGCACGTATTAAGCAGATCATAAGTGCCAATTATAACAGCAGTGAAGCAGGTTTGCCGGGTAATGATGATTCTGGAGCGATGTCATCCTGGCTTGATTTTCATATGATGGGGCTTTATCCCAACGCCGGGCAATCTTACTACGTCATTAATTCGCCAATGCTGAAACAAACCGTTTTGCATCAGCAAAATGGAAAAGATTTTAAGATAGTGGCCAAAAACCTGTCGGATGTAAACCAGTTTATTCAGGCCGCTTATCTGAACGGCAAACCGCTAAAACAATCGTGGATTGAGCATGAAGCTATTGTAAACGGCGGTGAGTTGGTATTGCAGATGGGGCCAAAAGCCAATGGCTGGGGTGCTGGTACGGCACCGCCATCTAAACCGGCGTTTAATTAG